One Spirochaeta africana DSM 8902 genomic window carries:
- a CDS encoding SdiA-regulated domain-containing protein — protein sequence MLHWGAPISRPQLSRLYCTLVLLAATAIEPAAAQHSLPTIHPNAAYDLEIEDPSGLTLDRSGAFLWTVSDMRGDGVYAITFEGEILAKLSYEGHDLEGITQDPRDGSLYLAEERRREIVHIDRTGAELRRFPVDVPVNELNTGLEGIAFNPHRNILYLANQNIPRWLLEINLDPDAPNSQPGDILRRLQADFPPPYFLLELSGLWYDAEYDELWIVSDQSAKIVVVDSSYRIQRGWQLTRVGFEGIAVDRAAGKLYLVNDEENRLYVYDLPADPD from the coding sequence ATGCTGCATTGGGGTGCACCGATTAGCAGACCGCAGTTGTCACGCCTGTACTGCACCCTTGTCCTGCTGGCAGCGACCGCGATTGAACCAGCAGCGGCACAGCACAGCCTGCCAACTATCCACCCGAATGCCGCCTACGACCTGGAAATCGAGGACCCCTCGGGGCTGACACTGGACCGCTCCGGCGCATTCCTGTGGACTGTAAGCGACATGCGCGGTGATGGTGTATACGCCATCACCTTTGAAGGAGAGATCCTGGCAAAACTCTCGTACGAGGGGCACGACCTGGAAGGGATCACCCAGGATCCGCGCGACGGCAGCCTGTATCTGGCCGAGGAACGCCGGCGCGAGATTGTCCACATCGACCGCACCGGCGCAGAACTGCGCCGCTTTCCGGTAGATGTCCCGGTGAACGAGCTCAATACCGGGCTGGAGGGGATCGCATTCAATCCCCATCGTAATATCCTGTATCTTGCCAACCAGAACATCCCACGCTGGCTGCTGGAGATCAATCTTGACCCGGATGCGCCCAACAGCCAGCCAGGGGACATCCTGCGTCGACTCCAGGCAGACTTCCCGCCACCATACTTTCTGCTGGAGCTTTCAGGCCTGTGGTACGATGCCGAGTACGACGAGCTGTGGATCGTCAGCGATCAGTCGGCAAAAATTGTGGTGGTGGACAGCAGCTATCGCATCCAGCGCGGCTGGCAGCTCACCCGGGTCGGGTTCGAGGGCATCGCCGTAGATCGCGCAGCAGGTAAACTCTACCTGGTGAACGACGAGGAGAACCGGCTGTACGTGTATGACCTGCCCGCCGATCCGGACTGA
- a CDS encoding CotH kinase family protein, giving the protein MHKTVLHIVFPVIVALVALQGLAADVPQAPGAVEFGDPQLYQAVVDTLGIQSGVPVFPDDMADLESLRARSAGITSLAGLETAVNLRELDLRDNAVRDLAPLAELVQLEWLSLRENPGLQSLTPIAGLTGLTYLNINRNEEIQSIRPLADMTGLTVLIMRNVPVLADAGEREVLSGLTRLKRLNVRNTGLPSVELLLPGLEAGLYREQLDLRENPLDDTELLEPYLEDIEDYAAGIPSRNLDRYQEYLALFDPQQLHRFTLRVDRAEWDAMNSHLVEYTDDVDGRGRSGRYWRADELIYEGSNGRVVVEDAGFRTRGNTTRTIPENPPGSGEYHRAHFNIAVNRPLDLEPGTEEYQQRRDRRLFNLRRIGFKYGVADHENSDGVIREVYAQNLLNDAGVMTSRAGLAAIGFEILEPDGSVTELDYGMYMSFEPINKNFLNRRWGTAFNDGDLYKNLWQGGGPATLAPDANLERDGSRLIGVKDWERNYRPSYDQKNNDGPDDVRTHENLRGFIAELDAREGDALRRYLDREFAIERYLSYMAANLLLGNPDDYRGNFNNYYMYFPMENTPTDPPQGVDGGLDRIEFMPYDYDHGLGGGWEGYYDTAAVGIFSVPAAELHGRTLPRPLVDKVLAIPEYRQQYVDRLEDLLDSGLFAYEGYADFHRDVARLAEEEDIRVFGRWNTQPMQPEPSAAVRSYFEKRIRGVRRDIDVFRYSN; this is encoded by the coding sequence ATGCATAAGACTGTTCTGCACATTGTATTTCCTGTTATCGTGGCGCTGGTGGCCCTGCAGGGCCTGGCTGCTGATGTCCCGCAGGCCCCCGGCGCGGTGGAGTTCGGGGATCCGCAGCTGTACCAGGCAGTGGTAGATACCCTGGGGATTCAGTCGGGGGTGCCGGTCTTTCCGGATGACATGGCCGACCTGGAATCCCTGCGGGCTCGCAGTGCCGGGATCACCAGCCTGGCCGGCCTGGAGACAGCGGTAAATCTCCGGGAGCTGGATCTGCGCGACAACGCGGTGCGAGACCTGGCACCGCTGGCAGAACTGGTGCAGCTTGAGTGGCTCAGCCTGCGGGAAAATCCGGGGCTGCAGAGCCTGACCCCAATCGCCGGGCTGACCGGGCTTACCTACCTGAACATAAATCGCAACGAAGAGATTCAGAGTATTCGCCCGCTGGCCGACATGACCGGGCTAACGGTGCTGATCATGCGGAATGTACCGGTACTGGCGGATGCCGGGGAGCGAGAGGTGCTGTCCGGCCTGACCAGGCTGAAGCGGCTGAATGTGCGCAACACCGGTCTGCCGTCGGTCGAGCTATTGCTGCCGGGGCTGGAAGCAGGGCTGTATCGCGAGCAGCTGGATCTGCGCGAGAACCCCCTTGATGATACAGAGCTGCTGGAGCCGTATCTCGAGGATATCGAGGACTACGCCGCCGGGATTCCCAGCCGTAACCTTGATCGCTACCAGGAGTATCTGGCCCTGTTTGATCCGCAGCAGCTGCATCGCTTTACCCTGCGGGTGGATCGCGCCGAGTGGGATGCCATGAACAGCCATCTGGTGGAATATACCGATGATGTTGATGGGCGCGGGCGCAGCGGTCGCTACTGGCGGGCAGACGAACTGATATACGAGGGTTCCAACGGGCGTGTAGTGGTGGAGGATGCCGGGTTCAGAACCCGCGGCAACACCACCCGGACTATCCCCGAGAATCCGCCGGGGTCGGGAGAGTATCATCGGGCCCATTTCAACATCGCAGTGAATCGCCCCCTGGACCTGGAGCCGGGAACGGAAGAATACCAGCAGCGACGGGATCGGCGACTGTTCAATCTGCGCCGGATCGGGTTCAAGTACGGGGTGGCGGATCACGAGAACAGCGACGGGGTAATCCGCGAGGTGTATGCCCAGAATCTGCTGAATGATGCCGGTGTCATGACCTCGCGGGCGGGGCTGGCGGCGATAGGCTTCGAGATTCTCGAGCCGGATGGATCGGTAACCGAACTGGATTACGGGATGTACATGAGCTTTGAGCCGATCAACAAGAACTTTCTGAATCGGCGCTGGGGTACAGCCTTTAATGATGGTGATTTGTACAAGAATCTCTGGCAGGGCGGCGGCCCGGCAACCCTGGCGCCGGATGCCAACCTGGAGCGGGATGGTTCGCGTTTGATCGGGGTAAAGGACTGGGAGCGCAACTATCGCCCGAGCTATGACCAGAAAAACAACGATGGCCCTGATGATGTTCGCACCCACGAGAATCTGCGGGGGTTTATCGCGGAGCTTGATGCACGCGAGGGGGATGCTCTGCGGCGGTATCTGGATCGGGAGTTTGCGATCGAGCGGTACCTGAGCTACATGGCTGCCAACCTGCTGCTGGGAAACCCCGACGACTACCGCGGTAATTTCAACAACTACTACATGTATTTTCCCATGGAGAACACCCCGACCGATCCGCCGCAGGGGGTGGATGGCGGCCTGGACCGGATCGAGTTCATGCCCTATGACTATGATCACGGTCTGGGCGGTGGCTGGGAAGGCTACTACGATACCGCTGCCGTCGGCATTTTTTCGGTGCCGGCAGCTGAACTGCATGGACGCACCCTGCCGCGGCCGCTGGTGGACAAGGTGCTGGCGATTCCCGAGTATCGGCAGCAGTATGTCGATCGGCTGGAGGACCTGCTGGACTCAGGCCTGTTTGCGTACGAGGGATATGCGGATTTTCACCGTGATGTTGCTCGCCTGGCCGAGGAGGAGGATATCCGGGTGTTTGGTCGCTGGAATACCCAGCCGATGCAGCCCGAACCGAGTGCGGCGGTACGTTCGTACTTCGAGAAGCGAATCCGCGGGGTGCGTCGGGATATCGATGTGTTCCGCTACAGCAACTGA
- a CDS encoding sodium-translocating pyrophosphatase — MLGFIIMAAVAALSFAAVNFVVVRRKDPGTELMREIAGAIQEGADAFIWHEYRVIFAMAVVVAVLLAVVVSWYTGAAFLLGAVMSGSAGLVGMKIATIANVRVSNTARITGSLGPTLKVAFQGGSVMGLAVGGFALLGLALVYLVFGRWLGQTEVAQITVITNRIGINYIPFTMTVSGYALGCSIIAMFDRVGGGIYTKAADMGADLVGKTEAHIPEDDPRNPATIADNVGDNVGDVAGLGADLLESYVGSLIACVVLAAYMYHTQTTGPQPISGELVQRLMLFPLAFAAIGVLACIVGIFTLIAKKVSDQPHRELNVATWSSALLTLVGTGFFTWWYFGGVDLTGIGFRLGVLSPWLAAVAGILTGVLVGQSAEYYTSFSYAPTRELAAAAREGTALTITEGLSLGMRSVFAPVLLLALATITANAIAGLYGVAMAAIGMLSFVVATVSVDTYGPIADNAGGISEMSKLDPGVREITDHLDSVGNTTAAIGKGFAIGSAAFAALSLFSSYLFSQAAPDDTAGYELVLNMINTLTLAGALVGAVLPFLFSGILIRAVARAARKMVQEVRRQFAEIPGILSGTEKPDYKLCIEISSAGALAEMKLPALLAVLTPIVTGFLFGAEFVGGLLIGTTLSAIMLALFSANSGGAWDNGKKLIEQGYYGGKGSDAHDASVVGDTVGDPLKDTVGPSLDILIKIMAVVSLITVNIFLRYNLLDWVSGLW; from the coding sequence ATGCTGGGATTCATCATTATGGCAGCTGTGGCCGCACTGAGTTTTGCTGCAGTCAACTTTGTCGTGGTGCGCCGCAAGGACCCGGGAACCGAGCTGATGCGCGAGATTGCCGGGGCTATCCAGGAGGGTGCGGACGCCTTTATCTGGCATGAGTACCGGGTGATCTTTGCTATGGCGGTGGTGGTTGCCGTGCTGCTGGCGGTTGTGGTGTCGTGGTACACCGGCGCGGCATTCCTGCTGGGGGCAGTAATGAGCGGTTCGGCAGGGCTGGTCGGGATGAAGATTGCCACCATTGCCAATGTGCGGGTATCCAACACTGCTCGTATAACCGGCAGCCTGGGCCCCACGCTTAAGGTGGCGTTCCAGGGCGGCAGCGTAATGGGGCTGGCGGTAGGCGGGTTTGCCCTGCTGGGACTGGCGCTGGTGTATCTGGTGTTCGGCCGCTGGCTGGGCCAGACCGAGGTTGCACAGATTACCGTGATCACCAACCGGATCGGAATCAACTACATCCCCTTTACCATGACCGTCTCCGGCTACGCCCTGGGCTGCTCGATTATAGCGATGTTCGATCGTGTTGGCGGCGGTATCTACACCAAGGCTGCCGACATGGGGGCCGACCTGGTGGGCAAGACCGAGGCCCATATCCCCGAGGACGATCCCCGCAACCCGGCCACCATAGCCGATAATGTGGGCGACAACGTTGGCGACGTTGCCGGACTGGGTGCCGACCTGCTGGAAAGCTATGTCGGCTCGCTGATCGCCTGCGTAGTTCTGGCGGCTTATATGTACCACACCCAGACCACCGGGCCGCAGCCCATCTCCGGAGAGCTGGTGCAGCGCCTGATGCTGTTCCCGCTGGCTTTTGCCGCGATCGGCGTACTGGCCTGTATCGTGGGGATTTTTACCCTGATCGCCAAGAAGGTCTCGGATCAGCCCCATCGCGAGCTGAATGTAGCAACCTGGAGCTCGGCCCTGCTTACCCTTGTCGGAACCGGGTTTTTTACCTGGTGGTATTTCGGCGGGGTAGATCTTACCGGGATCGGGTTCCGCCTGGGCGTGCTGTCACCCTGGCTGGCGGCCGTGGCCGGGATACTGACCGGGGTCCTGGTGGGGCAGTCGGCTGAGTACTACACCAGTTTCAGCTATGCCCCGACCCGGGAGCTTGCTGCTGCTGCCCGGGAGGGAACCGCCCTCACCATAACCGAGGGGCTGTCGCTGGGGATGCGCTCGGTATTTGCGCCGGTGCTGCTGCTGGCCCTGGCCACTATTACCGCCAACGCCATTGCCGGGCTGTACGGGGTGGCCATGGCCGCGATCGGGATGCTGTCGTTTGTGGTGGCAACGGTATCGGTGGATACCTACGGCCCGATTGCTGACAATGCCGGCGGGATTAGCGAGATGAGCAAGCTTGATCCCGGGGTGCGCGAGATTACCGATCATCTGGATTCGGTCGGCAACACCACTGCCGCCATCGGGAAGGGGTTCGCTATCGGATCGGCGGCGTTTGCCGCGCTGTCTTTGTTCTCGTCGTACCTGTTCAGCCAGGCCGCCCCGGACGACACCGCCGGCTACGAGCTGGTGCTGAATATGATAAACACACTTACCTTGGCCGGTGCCCTGGTCGGGGCCGTGCTGCCGTTTCTGTTCTCCGGCATCCTGATACGTGCGGTTGCCCGCGCCGCCCGCAAGATGGTGCAGGAGGTGCGCCGGCAGTTCGCCGAGATCCCCGGTATCCTGAGTGGCACCGAAAAACCCGATTACAAGCTCTGTATCGAGATCTCCTCGGCCGGCGCCCTGGCCGAGATGAAGCTCCCCGCCCTGCTGGCGGTACTCACCCCCATCGTCACCGGCTTTCTGTTCGGCGCCGAGTTCGTCGGGGGGCTGCTGATCGGCACCACCCTCTCGGCCATCATGCTGGCCCTGTTCAGCGCCAACAGCGGCGGCGCCTGGGACAACGGCAAGAAACTGATCGAGCAGGGCTACTACGGCGGGAAGGGTTCGGACGCCCACGACGCCTCGGTTGTCGGCGACACCGTCGGCGACCCGCTCAAGGACACCGTTGGCCCATCGCTGGACATCCTGATCAAGATCATGGCCGTGGTATCACTGATCACCGTGAACATCTTCCTGCGCTACAACCTGCTGGACTGGGTGAGCGGGTTGTGGTGA
- a CDS encoding outer membrane lipoprotein-sorting protein has product MNIVDKKVLAAVAVFAAALLVWLPSAAADTGALEVPGVSEGREILQRIDNLVSYTDSDFSAEYTITQERPGQGTSVTKATMFRRDAQDRYLILIMEPAAERGKGYLKIGNNLWLYDPTSRRFNVTSARDRFQNSNARNSDFTSSTLAQDYRIVAVDRQQLGAYDTRVYTLEATTDTVTYPRMKIWVDENNLVRKFEDYSLSGQHMRTTAIPNYRRLGDRFVPVNMVIIDELQGRTIDGRFRNERTIISVDRPSLRDLPDMVFTRAYLERMGE; this is encoded by the coding sequence ATGAACATAGTAGACAAGAAAGTGCTGGCGGCCGTCGCGGTGTTCGCCGCTGCTCTATTGGTGTGGTTGCCCTCGGCGGCAGCCGATACCGGCGCGCTTGAGGTACCAGGTGTTTCCGAGGGACGCGAGATCCTGCAGCGCATTGATAATCTGGTGTCGTATACCGACAGCGATTTCTCGGCGGAATATACCATCACCCAGGAACGACCGGGGCAGGGTACCAGCGTTACCAAGGCGACCATGTTTCGGCGTGATGCCCAGGATCGCTATCTTATTCTGATCATGGAGCCGGCGGCCGAGCGCGGCAAGGGTTACCTCAAGATCGGCAATAACCTCTGGCTGTACGACCCGACCTCGCGGCGCTTTAATGTGACCAGTGCCCGGGATCGCTTTCAGAACTCGAACGCCCGCAACAGCGACTTTACCAGCTCGACCCTGGCCCAGGACTACCGGATAGTGGCGGTAGATCGCCAGCAGCTGGGGGCCTACGACACCCGGGTGTATACCCTGGAGGCCACCACCGATACCGTGACATATCCGCGTATGAAGATCTGGGTGGACGAAAACAATCTGGTGCGCAAGTTCGAGGACTACAGCCTGTCGGGGCAGCACATGCGCACCACGGCAATCCCGAACTACCGTCGGCTTGGCGACCGCTTTGTGCCGGTTAACATGGTGATAATCGACGAGCTGCAGGGGCGAACCATCGACGGTCGCTTCCGCAATGAGCGTACGATTATTTCGGTTGATCGGCCGTCGCTGCGGGACCTGCCGGACATGGTGTTTACCCGTGCCTATCTTGAACGAATGGGAGAGTGA
- a CDS encoding type IV toxin-antitoxin system AbiEi family antitoxin domain-containing protein — protein sequence MKFHEFMHALQPLLQPTGRSWFSVPELPAELRQRVPNSELSRWTRSGRLLRLRRELYAISPAHGGRPLDPLEVANPLYQPSYISMTTALAYHGILDWSRVHDPHGWLKQVEPPDLVVSVTTRNTQRFRNTLGSYRYHHLNPELYWGYQSQPLGTSWHPVADPHKALFDLWYFHPIRWTPKLYDILQLATDTLNPLTLRSMCWTPHVPRRLYSAWLFWDQYWCAQQGIAWQPHRTPHWFRVESESSPDR from the coding sequence ATGAAGTTCCATGAATTCATGCACGCCCTGCAGCCGCTGCTGCAGCCAACCGGCCGCAGCTGGTTCTCGGTGCCCGAACTGCCAGCCGAGCTTCGCCAGCGGGTGCCCAACAGCGAACTCTCGCGCTGGACACGAAGCGGGCGACTGCTGCGGCTGCGCCGAGAACTGTACGCCATCTCCCCTGCGCACGGCGGCCGGCCCCTCGACCCCCTGGAAGTAGCCAATCCCCTGTATCAGCCATCCTACATCAGTATGACCACCGCCCTGGCCTATCACGGCATCCTGGACTGGTCACGGGTGCACGATCCCCATGGCTGGCTGAAACAGGTAGAACCCCCGGATCTCGTTGTCTCGGTTACCACCAGAAACACCCAGCGCTTCCGGAATACCCTCGGCAGCTACCGCTATCATCACCTGAATCCCGAGCTGTACTGGGGATACCAGTCCCAGCCCCTCGGCACCAGCTGGCACCCGGTCGCCGACCCCCATAAAGCCCTGTTCGACCTGTGGTACTTTCACCCCATCCGCTGGACACCAAAACTGTATGACATCCTGCAGCTCGCTACCGACACCCTGAATCCCCTCACCCTGCGCAGCATGTGCTGGACCCCGCACGTCCCCCGCCGCCTGTACAGCGCCTGGCTGTTCTGGGATCAGTACTGGTGCGCACAGCAGGGCATTGCCTGGCAGCCCCATCGCACCCCTCACTGGTTCCGGGTCGAGTCCGAATCAAGTCCGGATAGATGA
- a CDS encoding DUF4956 domain-containing protein — MNILQDVSAATGSPAIGLHTFTSLGLSFLFGLAILMVYVLSNRHKKLDDSLTEVIPLLTVLMSVMMHIDNSVQAVTFFGIFGVLSIVRFRSALTEQKGITFILFAVIIGILVGTRQYYLSITAFAILSIMVLTVPRLLPARQFFLIRCKFTQDHLAKKAAVETFIQSSGLRYKIVGTRGESASRANGKSKAPMIELEFEVRRPRSADLVELYTRFNEFAAAEQLNIQILEHT; from the coding sequence ATGAACATCCTGCAAGACGTATCCGCAGCAACCGGCTCCCCCGCCATTGGCCTGCACACCTTTACCAGCCTTGGCCTGAGCTTTCTGTTCGGTCTGGCCATCCTTATGGTCTACGTGCTGAGCAACCGCCACAAAAAGCTCGACGACTCCCTTACCGAGGTTATCCCGCTGTTAACGGTACTGATGTCGGTAATGATGCATATCGACAACTCGGTGCAGGCGGTTACCTTTTTCGGCATATTCGGGGTGCTGAGTATTGTCCGCTTCCGTTCCGCCCTGACCGAACAGAAAGGCATAACCTTTATCCTGTTTGCGGTGATCATCGGGATTCTGGTCGGCACCCGGCAGTACTACCTTTCCATAACCGCCTTTGCCATTCTCTCTATCATGGTGCTGACCGTTCCGCGCCTGCTGCCAGCCCGGCAGTTTTTCCTGATCCGCTGCAAATTCACCCAGGATCATCTTGCCAAAAAGGCAGCGGTGGAGACCTTTATCCAGTCCTCCGGACTGCGCTACAAGATCGTTGGCACCCGCGGCGAGTCAGCCAGTAGAGCCAACGGCAAGAGCAAGGCACCCATGATCGAGCTGGAGTTCGAGGTTCGCCGCCCCCGCAGCGCCGACCTGGTCGAGCTGTATACCCGCTTTAACGAGTTTGCGGCTGCCGAACAGCTGAACATCCAGATCCTGGAGCACACCTGA
- a CDS encoding glycosyltransferase family 4 protein — translation MPTTTIGISLAAAVGALVINILLTPVILFISHKFNWYDAFDSRKVHTAEVPRLGGVGMFLSFVLSLLLLSLLHPEFSFFTFQIGVLLAGFLMIHLLGLIDDFRNIPAIWKLLGQILAGVMMVLGGALISGFEVPFLGIILPFGLLAAPLTVFWLISVSNAINLVDGIDGLAGGISLLLAIAVALVQALIGSRTGVIIAASLAGAIIGFLVYNRPRARIFMGDSGSLFLGFALGGLLFMDHPGEVTKLHMSFFLPGITLLLLPIMDMLASILRRIRQGRPIYSPDREHLHHKLLDFGFSVPQILGLVLSLAALSAAAVVFWTYVRFGTTGIPDWTADLAMIAIWALISGFFLIVHYANRNRKQRERTDTP, via the coding sequence GTGCCGACTACTACTATCGGGATATCGCTGGCCGCCGCTGTGGGAGCGCTGGTAATCAATATTTTGCTGACACCGGTTATCCTGTTTATCAGTCATAAATTCAATTGGTATGATGCATTTGATTCACGCAAGGTGCATACTGCCGAGGTTCCGCGCCTGGGCGGCGTGGGAATGTTCCTGAGTTTCGTATTGTCGCTGCTGCTGCTGTCGCTGCTGCATCCCGAGTTCAGTTTTTTCACCTTCCAGATCGGGGTGCTGCTTGCCGGTTTCCTGATGATCCACCTGCTGGGGCTGATCGATGACTTCCGCAATATTCCGGCAATCTGGAAACTCCTGGGGCAGATCCTGGCCGGGGTGATGATGGTGCTGGGCGGTGCGCTTATCTCGGGCTTCGAGGTGCCGTTTCTGGGAATAATCCTGCCGTTCGGGCTGCTGGCGGCGCCGCTTACGGTGTTCTGGCTTATCAGTGTTTCCAACGCGATCAATCTGGTAGACGGGATCGATGGCCTGGCTGGCGGGATATCGCTGCTGCTGGCGATCGCGGTTGCCTTGGTGCAGGCGCTTATCGGCAGTCGGACAGGGGTGATCATTGCCGCGTCTCTGGCCGGTGCAATAATCGGATTTCTGGTGTACAACCGCCCGCGGGCGCGCATTTTTATGGGGGATTCCGGGAGTCTGTTTCTGGGATTTGCCCTGGGCGGGCTGCTGTTTATGGATCACCCGGGAGAGGTGACCAAGCTGCACATGAGCTTTTTCCTGCCGGGGATTACCCTGCTGCTGCTGCCGATTATGGACATGCTGGCCTCTATCCTGCGGCGGATCCGGCAGGGGCGGCCGATCTACAGCCCGGATCGGGAGCATCTGCATCACAAGCTGCTGGATTTCGGGTTTTCGGTGCCGCAGATTCTGGGGCTGGTGCTGAGCCTGGCGGCGCTTTCGGCGGCTGCAGTGGTGTTCTGGACCTACGTCCGGTTTGGCACCACCGGTATTCCCGACTGGACGGCCGATCTGGCAATGATCGCTATCTGGGCGCTCATCAGTGGTTTTTTCCTGATTGTCCACTATGCCAACCGCAACCGTAAACAGCGGGAACGCACTGATACCCCGTAA